The Paramisgurnus dabryanus chromosome 3, PD_genome_1.1, whole genome shotgun sequence genome includes a window with the following:
- the LOC141281911 gene encoding uncharacterized protein isoform X2, with the protein MLMLVKEELEKMTDPQPCRIKDEDTKEQIDMMEVKEESQAEVDEKHQITEDMKCENSFSEDERPEDHKRTHSEEKPFTCQQCGKSFRRKSHLKEHMRIHTGEKPYTCQQCEKSFTSQSNKSQLKIHVRVHTGEKPYTCHLCGKRFGDKSGLDIHMRIHTGEKPFTCHECKKSFNIKSNLTRHMKIHMEKKPYSCPQCGKSFIDKSGLETHTRIHTGEKPFTCHECKTSFRFKNNLTRHMKIHMEEKPHPCLQCGKSFKDKSGLETHTRIHTGEKPFTCHKCKKSFRCKYNLTIHMKIHTGEKPHPCLQCGKSFSNKSGLEIHMRYHTGEKPYICLQCGKSFTNERTLKIHTKIHTGEKPFTCHECKKSFNIKSNLTKHIKIHTGEKPHACLQCGKSFRDKRGLETHMRYHTGEKPYICSQCGKSFTSEDTLKTHTRIHTEGKPFTCHECKKSFRFKHNLTAHMKIHTGEKPHACLQCGKSFRDKRGLETHTRIHTGEKPFTCHLCGKSFIVKSNLTKHMKIHMEEKPQTKTKPIIKQCETGLIAENEIC; encoded by the exons ATGTTGATGCTGGTGAAAGAGGAGCTTGAGAAGATGACAGATCCACAACCATGCAGAATAAAGGATGAAGATACTAAGGAACAAATAG atatgatggaagtgaaagaggagagtcaagctgaagtggatgagaaacatcagatt ACAGAAGACATGAAGTGTGAAAATAGTTTCAGTGAAGATGAACGCCCTGAAGATCACAAGAGGACTCACAGTGAGGAGAAACCTTTcacatgtcaacagtgtggaaagagtttcagaagAAAATCTCACCTTAAAGAacacatgagaattcacactggagagaaaccttacacatgtcaacagtgtgaaaagagtttcacTTCTCAATCGA ATAAAAGTCAACTTAAGATACACGtaagagttcacactggagagaaaccatacACTTGTCATCTGTGTGGAAAGCGTTTCGGAGATAAAAGTGGACTTGATATTCACATgaggattcacactggagagaaacctttcacatgtcatgagtgtaaaaaaagttttaacatTAAAAGCAACCTTACAAGACACATGAAAATTCACATGGAAAAGAAACCATACTCTTGTCCTCAGTGTGGAAAAAGTTTCATTGATAAAAGTGGACTTGAGACTCACACAAGAAtccacactggagagaaacctttcacATGCCATGAGTGTAAAACAAGTTTCAGATTTAAAAACAACCTTACAAGACACATGAAAATTCACATGGAAGAGAAACCTCACCCATGTCTTCAGTGTGGAAAAAGTTTCAAAGATAAAAGTGGACTTGAGACTCACACAAGAAtccacactggagagaaaccgttCACATGCCATAagtgtaaaaaaagtttcagatgtaaatacaACCTTACAATACACATgaaaattcacactggagagaaacctcacccatgtcttcagtgtggaaagagtttcagtaATAAAAGTGGACTTGAGATTCACATGAGAtatcacactggagagaaaccttacatatgtcttcagtgtggaaagagttttacaaaTGAAAGGACTCTTAAGATACACACAAAaattcacaccggagagaaaccgTTCACATGTCATGagtgtaaaaaaagttttaacatTAAAAGCAACCTTACAAAACACATAaagattcacactggagagaaacctcacgcatgtcttcagtgtggaaagagtttcagagaTAAACGTGGACTTGAGACTCACATGAGAtatcacactggagagaaaccttacatatgctctcagtgtggaaagagttttacaagTGAAGACACTCTTAAGACACACACAAGAATCCACACTGAAGGAAAACCGTTTACATGCCATGagtgtaaaaaaagtttcaGATTTAAGCACAACCTTACAGCACACATgaaaattcacactggagagaaacctcatgcatgtcttcagtgtggaaagagtttcagagaTAAACGTGGACTTGAGACTCACacaagaattcacactggagagaaaccgttcacatgtcatctctgtggaaagagtttcataGTTAAAAGCAACCTTACAAAACACATGAAAATTCACATGGAAGAGAAACCTCAGACAAAGACAAAGCCAATCATAAAGCAATGTGAGACGGGACTCATTGCAGAAAATGAGATCTGTTAA
- the LOC141281911 gene encoding uncharacterized protein isoform X1, translated as MLMLVKEELEKMTDPQPCRIKDEDTKEQIDMMEVKEESQAEVDEKHQIVKINHNVSQKETLKTEDMKTHSEEKPFTCQQCGKSFRRKSHLKEHMRIHTGEKPYTCQQCEKSFTSQSSLSRHKKAHRGEKPHACQHCEKSFPDKSQLKIHVRVHTGEKPYTCHLCGKRFGDKSGLDIHMRIHTGEKPFTCHECKKSFNIKSNLTRHMKIHMEKKPYSCPQCGKSFIDKSGLETHTRIHTGEKPFTCHECKTSFRFKNNLTRHMKIHMEEKPHPCLQCGKSFKDKSGLETHTRIHTGEKPFTCHKCKKSFRCKYNLTIHMKIHTGEKPHPCLQCGKSFSNKSGLEIHMRYHTGEKPYICLQCGKSFTNERTLKIHTKIHTGEKPFTCHECKKSFNIKSNLTKHIKIHTGEKPHACLQCGKSFRDKRGLETHMRYHTGEKPYICSQCGKSFTSEDTLKTHTRIHTEGKPFTCHECKKSFRFKHNLTAHMKIHTGEKPHACLQCGKSFRDKRGLETHTRIHTGEKPFTCHLCGKSFIVKSNLTKHMKIHMEEKPQTKTKPIIKQCETGLIAENEIC; from the exons ATGTTGATGCTGGTGAAAGAGGAGCTTGAGAAGATGACAGATCCACAACCATGCAGAATAAAGGATGAAGATACTAAGGAACAAATAG atatgatggaagtgaaagaggagagtcaagctgaagtggatgagaaacatcagattgtaaaaataaaccataatGTTTCACAGAAAGAAACTCTGAAGACAGAAGACATGAA GACTCACAGTGAGGAGAAACCTTTcacatgtcaacagtgtggaaagagtttcagaagAAAATCTCACCTTAAAGAacacatgagaattcacactggagagaaaccttacacatgtcaacagtgtgaaaagagtttcacTTCTCAATCGAGCCTTAGCCGGCACAAGAAAGCTCACAGGGGGGAAAAGCCACACGCCTGCCAGCATTGTGAAAAGAGTTTCCCAGATAAAAGTCAACTTAAGATACACGtaagagttcacactggagagaaaccatacACTTGTCATCTGTGTGGAAAGCGTTTCGGAGATAAAAGTGGACTTGATATTCACATgaggattcacactggagagaaacctttcacatgtcatgagtgtaaaaaaagttttaacatTAAAAGCAACCTTACAAGACACATGAAAATTCACATGGAAAAGAAACCATACTCTTGTCCTCAGTGTGGAAAAAGTTTCATTGATAAAAGTGGACTTGAGACTCACACAAGAAtccacactggagagaaacctttcacATGCCATGAGTGTAAAACAAGTTTCAGATTTAAAAACAACCTTACAAGACACATGAAAATTCACATGGAAGAGAAACCTCACCCATGTCTTCAGTGTGGAAAAAGTTTCAAAGATAAAAGTGGACTTGAGACTCACACAAGAAtccacactggagagaaaccgttCACATGCCATAagtgtaaaaaaagtttcagatgtaaatacaACCTTACAATACACATgaaaattcacactggagagaaacctcacccatgtcttcagtgtggaaagagtttcagtaATAAAAGTGGACTTGAGATTCACATGAGAtatcacactggagagaaaccttacatatgtcttcagtgtggaaagagttttacaaaTGAAAGGACTCTTAAGATACACACAAAaattcacaccggagagaaaccgTTCACATGTCATGagtgtaaaaaaagttttaacatTAAAAGCAACCTTACAAAACACATAaagattcacactggagagaaacctcacgcatgtcttcagtgtggaaagagtttcagagaTAAACGTGGACTTGAGACTCACATGAGAtatcacactggagagaaaccttacatatgctctcagtgtggaaagagttttacaagTGAAGACACTCTTAAGACACACACAAGAATCCACACTGAAGGAAAACCGTTTACATGCCATGagtgtaaaaaaagtttcaGATTTAAGCACAACCTTACAGCACACATgaaaattcacactggagagaaacctcatgcatgtcttcagtgtggaaagagtttcagagaTAAACGTGGACTTGAGACTCACacaagaattcacactggagagaaaccgttcacatgtcatctctgtggaaagagtttcataGTTAAAAGCAACCTTACAAAACACATGAAAATTCACATGGAAGAGAAACCTCAGACAAAGACAAAGCCAATCATAAAGCAATGTGAGACGGGACTCATTGCAGAAAATGAGATCTGTTAA